A genomic window from Nicotiana sylvestris chromosome 11, ASM39365v2, whole genome shotgun sequence includes:
- the LOC138881248 gene encoding disease resistance protein RUN1-like has translation MVVLALSPIRIPTKRLSDGKTCCYRPLLQQLETTLDSTKGTLPMPFVIICLWLKFLNLSHSYQLRRTPDFSLLPNLEQLILEYCTSLTEVDDTIGYLEGLTVLSLNGCINLRSISESVCRLTHLETLDISGCSNLEYVALKLEKSDFPSELSDESGRNQIDSTKLVRPWHTILWSLLRKEKVCHRVSPISFPTSLVTLRLTDCNLGDNAFLHVDFSKLNLLKELSLSRNLLCHPPESIRYLSRLENLSLNSCTRLKSVLELPNGVEIVDTTDCISLDKVSGAPSSCSILYINCAIWLR, from the exons ATGGTTGTTTTGGCGTTATCTCCAATTAGAATCCCTACCAAGCGACTTTCCGATGGGAAAACTTGTTGCTATAGACCTTTGTTACAGCAGCTTGAAACAACTTTGGACAGCACCAAAGGTACTTTGCCCATGCCCTTTGTCATTATCTGCTT ATGGTTAAAATTTCTCAATCTCAGCCACTCTTATCAGcttagaagaactcctgatttttcattacttcccAACCTTGAACAATTAATCCTCGAATATTGTACAAGTCTAACTGAGGTGGATGACACTATTGGATATCTGGAAGGACTCACTGTTTTAAGCCTTAATGGTTGTATAAACTTGAGGAGCATTTCAGAAAGTGTTTGCCGTTTAACACATCTTGAGACCCTTGATATCTCTGGTTGCTCGAATCTTGAATATGTCGCGCTGAAGCTTGAAAAGTCGGATTTTCCAAGTGAGCTTTCAGATGAAAGTGGAAGAAACCAAATAGATAGTACCAAGCTAGTAAGACCATGGCATACAATCTTGTGGTCTTTGCTGAGGAAGGAGAAAGTATGTCATAGAGTTTCACCAATCAGTTTTCCGACTTCTCTAGTTACTCTAAGACTTACTGACTGCAATCTGGGTGATAATGCATTTCTCCATGTTGATTTTAGTAAGCTCAATTTGCTGAAAGAATTGAGTTTGAGCCGAAATCTACTTTGCCATCCCCCAGAGAGCATTAGATATCTTAGCAGGCTCGAAAACCTTTCACTAAATTCGTGTACAAGGCTAAAATCAGTACTCGAGCTGCCAAATGGTGTTGAGATTGTTGATACAACTGACTGTATATCCTTGGATAAAGTATCAGGCGCACCTAGCTCATGCAGCATTCTTTACATAAATTGTGCAATCTGGTTGAGATGA